The Vulpes vulpes isolate BD-2025 chromosome 10, VulVul3, whole genome shotgun sequence genome has a window encoding:
- the BTF3L4 gene encoding transcription factor BTF3 homolog 4 isoform X2 has protein sequence MIKDDGTVIHFNNPKVQASLSANTFAITGHAEAKPITEMLPGILSQLGADSLTSLRKLAEQFPRQVLDSKAPKPEDIDEEDDDVPDLVENFDEASKNEAN, from the exons ATGATTAAAGATGATGGGACAGTTATTCATTTCAACAATCCCAAAGTCCAAGCTTCCCTTTCTGCTAACACCTTTGCAATTACTGGTCATGCAGAAGCCAAACCAATCACAGAAATGCTTCCTGGAATATTAAGTCAGCTTGGTGCTGACAGCTTAACAAGTCTTAGGAAGTTAGCTGAACAGTTCCCTCGGCAAG TGTTGGATAGCAAAGCACCAAAACCAGAAGACATTGATGAAGAGGATGATGATGTTCCAG atctcgTAGAAAATTTTGATGAGGCATCAAAGAACGAAgctaactaa